A region of the Rhodothermales bacterium genome:
TGAAGAGACCCGCCGGCCGGTAGACTACTACAGCAGCATCCCCCGGAATATCGAGGACTCGATGGTGTTTGTCGTGGATCCCATGCTCGCTACCGGGGGGAGCGCCTGTGCCGCCATCGACCATCTCAAAAAAGGCGGCGGCCGCCGCTTTGCCTTCGTTTGCCTCGTCGCGGCCCCGGAAGGCGTGCTACGCCTCAGCCGGCGGCATCCAGACGTTTCGATCATGGCGGCGGTGCTGGATCGAGAGCTGGACGAGCGAGCCTACATCCGCCCCGGCCTGGGCGACGCCGGCGATCGCACGTTTGGCACCCTCTGAACCCTCGGCGTCACGAAAAGGGTCGTATCAGAGTGGGACTCAGACCCCGCGGAGCCGCCCACAATTCGAGAAGATCGACTTCCAGGCCCCCGGCAACTCTCAATGAGCATGTACGTGGACGGATGTCACAGAGCTGTGACGAATGGGCACACGTTTTGTCTTGAGGAAATTAGTTCACACCAAGACAACGTGATGATCCATGCATCAGACCTTCACCCCTACCCAGGACCGCACCCCGCTCTCGATTCGCCTCAAACTGCGTATGAAAGACGGGTTCGCTCAGACGCAGGATTGCCTTCGGGCTTCCCGCTTCGCGCTCGCCGGCTCCTCGATGCCCGCACCGCAGCCGGTCATGCAGCCGTTCACCTCGCGCTTCCGCGTCAATAGGTAAAACGCCCCGTTCGTCTACTACCCCCGATCCGCCCCACGCGGATCCTACCGACTTTCCAGGATCTGGCTGGTGATTGCACACCCACTGGCTTCCGTTCTTCTCCTCGGCCTGGCGAGGACATGCTGCGCATCGCGCGAAACGTCAACCGAACTCCTGCTGGAATTCAGTTGGCGTTTTTTTGTGCGCAGGCAACAACCGGGTGTGATTGGCGCTCTGACCGCTGACTCGAACGGTTATCCCGACCTCCTGCCTGCGAATGCGTCGTGTTGCGAATGTCGTGCATGATTTCGCTATCTTACCCCGCTTTATTACCCACCTTTCCCATCGTACGATGCAGCGGGCGCGAATCGTTCTCATTTGCCTATCCTTCCTGGGACTATCTTTTCTGACCAGCATCGTCGTCCCTCCGGTCGCGGCGCAATCGGATTCCCCGATACAGGTGCCCAAGGCGATTCTATCGGGCATCCCGTATCACGTCGAAGTCGACCCCTCGGTAGGATCACAGACCGGCCTCACCGTTCGCGCTGGCGGGCAAACCTACCCGGTGACGGTCGACCCGGAGACCGGCGTGGCATCG
Encoded here:
- the upp gene encoding uracil phosphoribosyltransferase, with the protein product MTVVDHPLLQRDLTVLRDRLTPPGLFRERLSDAASILAYEAMRSLRVTSVSVETPLETTTGSRLADDVVVVSILRAGLGMVDGFVRFVPEARIGHLGMYRDEETRRPVDYYSSIPRNIEDSMVFVVDPMLATGGSACAAIDHLKKGGGRRFAFVCLVAAPEGVLRLSRRHPDVSIMAAVLDRELDERAYIRPGLGDAGDRTFGTL